From the Butyrivibrio fibrisolvens genome, one window contains:
- the rffA gene encoding dTDP-4-amino-4,6-dideoxygalactose transaminase codes for MNDNFIPFNIPPFTGKEMDYIRVCVDNQKICGDGEFTARDNEWIEKKTGVTKALLTTSCTHATEMAAILCNIKEGDEVIMPSYTFVSTANAFVLRGATVVFVDIRPDTMNIDETKIEAAITPKTRAIVPVHYAGVSCEMDTIMDIAKRHNLIVIEDAAQGVMSSYKGKALGSIGDFGNYSFHETKNYSMGEGGALLLRDDTYVDDAIIIREKGTNRTLYKLGKVDKYSWIEPGSSFLPSDMNAAYLYAQLQMADEINDARMDHWNRYYEALRPLGEKGLIELPVVPEGCVHNAHMFYIKCKDLEERQGLIEFLKSNCILPASHYVPLHSSKAGLKYTRFHGEDVYTTKESERLLRLPMYYKLRNDEIDEVVNRVKQYYKFS; via the coding sequence ATGAACGATAATTTTATTCCTTTTAACATTCCACCTTTTACAGGTAAAGAAATGGATTATATCCGCGTATGCGTTGATAATCAGAAGATATGCGGCGATGGTGAATTCACAGCAAGAGATAATGAGTGGATTGAGAAGAAGACAGGAGTTACTAAAGCGCTTCTTACAACATCCTGCACACATGCTACAGAGATGGCAGCAATCCTTTGTAATATCAAAGAAGGCGATGAAGTTATCATGCCGTCTTATACATTCGTATCTACAGCTAACGCATTTGTACTTCGCGGAGCTACTGTTGTATTTGTAGATATCAGACCTGATACTATGAATATTGATGAGACCAAGATTGAAGCTGCTATAACTCCTAAGACAAGAGCTATCGTACCTGTACACTATGCAGGTGTATCTTGTGAGATGGATACTATCATGGATATAGCTAAGCGCCATAACCTCATCGTTATAGAAGATGCAGCTCAGGGCGTTATGTCTTCTTACAAAGGTAAAGCCCTTGGCTCTATCGGAGATTTTGGTAACTATTCATTCCATGAAACCAAGAACTACAGTATGGGTGAAGGCGGAGCACTTCTTCTTCGTGATGACACTTATGTAGATGACGCTATCATCATCCGTGAGAAGGGTACTAATCGTACACTTTATAAGCTTGGCAAGGTTGATAAGTATTCCTGGATTGAGCCAGGATCATCCTTCCTTCCTAGTGATATGAATGCTGCATATCTGTATGCACAGCTTCAGATGGCAGATGAGATCAATGATGCTCGTATGGATCACTGGAACAGATATTATGAAGCATTAAGACCACTTGGCGAAAAAGGTCTTATCGAGCTTCCCGTAGTTCCTGAAGGCTGCGTACACAATGCTCATATGTTCTATATCAAGTGTAAAGATCTTGAAGAAAGACAGGGCCTTATCGAGTTTCTTAAGAGTAATTGCATACTTCCTGCTTCTCACTATGTACCACTTCACTCATCAAAGGCAGGTCTTAAATATACAAGATTCCATGGTGAGGACGTTTATACTACAAAAGAAAGCGAAAGACTTCTCCGTCTTCCTATGTATTATAAGCTTCGCAATGATGAAATCGATGAAGTTGTTAACAGAGTAAAGCAGTACTATAAGTTCAGCTGA